The nucleotide window CATTTTTGCGCCGTTTGACAACATCGGCATCATCATTGTGGATGAGGAACATGACGGGTCCTACAAACAGGAGAACGGGTTGCGGTATAATGCCAGGGACCTGGCCGTGGTCAGGGCCCGCATGTGCGATTGTCCCGTGGTGCTGGGATCGGCCACCCCGTCGGTGCAGATTGCACACAATGTCCGGACCGGGCGGTTTCAGCAGCTGGATCTTCATCACCGGGTCAATGACCGGCCCCTGCCGCAGATCACCTTGGTGGACCTGAAAAAATACAATGATGCCCCGCCCATGGACCGGATCATCACTCCGGAACTGGCCAAAGCCATCCGGACCTGCCTGGAGGCGGGCAACCAGGCACTGATCTTTCTGAACCGCCGGGGATTTGCCTCGTTTCCCGCATGCAGCGCCTGCCATCAGCCGCTCCAGTGCCGGCACTGCGATATCACCATGACCCTGCACTTGAGTGCGCACGTGTATAAATGCCATTTGTGCGGGTTCTGTCTGCCGGAATCCACGGCATGTCCTTCCTGCGGCAAAAAAGCCGTGAAAAATTTCGGGTTCGGCACGGAAAAAATCGAAACCCTGCTCAAAACCATGTTTCCCGACGCCCGGCTGGCCCGCATGGACCAGGATTCCACGGCCAGAAAAGGCAGCGCTCTGGCGCTGCTCAAAAGCATCCGAAACCGCACCGTGGACCTGATCGTGGGCACCCAGATGCTGGCCAAAGGACATGATTTTCCCGCCATCACCCTGGTGGGCGTGATCTGTGCGGATCTGTCCATGAATCTGCCGGATTTCCGGGCCGGGGAGCGGACCTTTCAGCTGCTGGCCCAGGTGGCGGGACGGGCCGGCCGGGGCGATGTACCGGGAACCGTGATCATGCAGACCTACAACCCGGATCATTTTACCATCGAGGCGGCCCGGCGCCAGGATGTCACTGCATTTTATAACCGGGAAATCCCGTTTCGCAAAGCCCTGAAATACCCGCCCTTCACCCGCATGATCCTGGTGAAGCTGTCCGGCCCCGAAAAAGAAGCCGTGGAACAGGCCGCACTTCAGGCTGCAGCCATTCTTTTGCAGCTCAAAGACGCCACACCGGAAATGGCACAGACCGTGGATATCTTAGGCCCCATCGAGGCCCCGATTCCGCGGATTTCCTCCCGGTTCCGGTGGCAGCTGCTGATCAAAAGCCCGTCGTTTCATCAGATCAGCGTCCTGGTCCAGGCATTGCAGAACCATCCGGATATCACCCGCCGTCGCACCATCTCTTTGGGCATTGACGTGGACCCCTATTCTTTGATGTAATCCGATCATTTACCGCCCCCCAAGTCTGCAGATTATTTTACCACGAAGCGCACGAAGAACACGAAGGTATAAATCATTTCAGAAAATGAATTTATCCGACGTCGAAATCAGTTGAACATTGAGTTGTTCTCTGCTATGAAAAAGCGGTAAAAACAGACCCAAACCAAATTTATAATCATAAAAGGAGATGCAACCAATGAAAATCTGCTTCAGGTCGATATCGCTGCTGGTCTTTCTGGCCATGGCCCTGGTTTATGCCCCGGTGGTCCAGGCGGAAACAGCGGATTCTCCGGAAGAGGTGGTCAAAACCTTTACCCACAAATTTTTCATGCTGGATGAAGATATGGCTGATTACCTGAGCCGGGAAGCACTTTACAATGAAAATGACGTCAACCGCGTGGCCATGTACTTCCGGCTGCAGGAACAGAACGCGGCCCGGCGGGGGCTGGAAATGGATTATCTGAAAATGCGCCCGTTGCTCATAAAAACCCGGGTGGTGGAACAGGATGAAGATACCGCCGTCATCGAGTTGTCAGCCGTCATGGTCCGCAGCATCAATCCCCTTTACCGGATTGTGGGATATGTCTTCGGGTTGATCGAAGAACATGAATTTGAGACCACGGTCACGGCAGTCAAAGAGGACGGCACCTGGAAAGTGGGTCCCGGCGGATTTCCTCTGCCGGCCTGATCAGATTGCTGCATGCCGCCGGCGCCAACGACAATAAGCAAAGCCTGATCTCTCATTTCAAAAGGGCCACATCCGCAAGAAATTTTGTGACCACCTGTTTCAGGCAAAGGTTCCAGGCCCGGGCCAGGGTATCGGAACGATTTTCAGATGCCGGTTCAACGGCGCTGTAGACCTGATTGATCACCGGCATGAACCCGGCGTCGGTCTGTTTTTCAAGCCGCAGCCGCAGCGTCATGACGGCCCGGGGATGTTTCGGGTCCTGGATATCGGCATACAGGTGCGTAATTTTTCCGGACAAACGAAACGCGATTCGATCCGGCTCACTGGTCGGCACCTGCCGGAAGAAAACCGAGCCATCCAGCGATTCCTGAACCGCATCCGAAATCATCCGGGCCGGAGAAACCATGAATTTATTGTAATAATCATTGGTGAACCGGTTGTCAGATACTTTGTAAACAAAAAAACTGCTTTCAAATTCAGCAGAAATATCGAACTGACGGATCAACAGGCCCTGACCGGTTTCAAACCCGGCCGCAGTGCGGTTGATCCGGGGCGACTCAATCACAAACAGGCGGGTTTCCGGAAAATCCCGGACAATCCCGGCGCATCCTGACAGCAACAACACACCCGCCAGAACAACCACTCCGGTTGCAACAGCCCCACAGATCCAGAACGGTTTCATCTTCCCCCCTCAGAAGGTTCTTTCGGCGGTTTGGGCGGCCTTTCCAGCAGCAGGCGGGCGGGATATCGCCGGATTTCCAGACTCATCTGCTTCAGATTTTCAGACGTGTGTTCAAAATTACTGATGGTCCGGTTGATGGTGTCACTGTTGAGCCAGACCAGGTTTTCCAGCATGGCGATCGTGGTGTTCAGGCTTTCCATGAGCCCGTCCACCTGTTGAGACAGCGCCGTGAGCCGGGTGTCGGTGCGCGCTTCCAGATTTTGTGTCAATGTTTTAGCGCTGGCTGCGGCATGGCCCAGGTCTTCGAGGGTCTGATTTACAGGGTCCCGGACATCGGTCACCAACGTCCGAAAGCCGCTGAAAGATCCTTTGACGTCCTGGATCATGCCACGGAAATCCGGAGATTCAAGGATTTCAGACAAAATGCGGCTGGTGTTCCGGACCTCGTCCATCATGGCTGAAGTCCGCTGGGAAATCCCGGCCATATCCAATGCCGCGGTTTTTTGATTCAATGTTTCCAGCAGTTTTTCCAGGTTGCGGGTCATTCCCATGACATTGATCTCGGTCAGGTTTTCCAGAATCAGGTTCATTGCATCCCCCAGACGCTTGATACTGCTTTTCCGGGACGGGATATACAGGTTGTCCGGGGTCCAGGTAATGTCAACCGGATCGCCAATGTTTGGCAGATAATCGGTTTCCAGATATGCGGCCCCGGTAATGCCCTTGAAGCTCAGATACACGGTGAGTCCTTTGTCCACGGCCGCTTTGACCGCGTCTGCCGGGTCCTGGTTTCCGTTGGCGGGAAACGCGTCCAGATCCAGGGCAAACACCACCAGCACACACTGGGACTGGGCCTGATACACTTTGACCGGCGTGGTGATGGCTTTGACCGTGCCGATGCGTACGCCCTTGTATTTGACTTCAGATCCCACATCCAGCCCCTGGACCGACTCGTCAAAGCAGGATTCGGCCAGGATCTCTTTTTTCAGAAATTCTCCGGCCCCGAACATGAGGAGAAACCCGACGCCCAGGCAGAAAGCCGCGATCACGAACAGGCCGAGTTTAAAATAATTGGCATTTTGGGTCATGGTTTTTTCTCTTTTTCAGGGTCCCGGTTGAAAAACCGGTACGCGTATTCGTTGGCGGGATCCGCTTTCAGGTCTTTGGGATGGCCTGTGGCGATGATCCCTTTTAATTCTTTTTCCAGTATGATGGTGTTGTCGGCAATGGTAAGAATGCTCTCCAGTTCATGGGTGACGATCACAAACGTGATGCCCAGGGTCTGGGCCAGATCTTTGATGAGCAGATCCAGCTCTGCGGAGGTCAGCGGATCCAGACCGGCGGACGGTTCATCCAGAAACAGGACTCCGGGATCCAGGGCCATGGCCCGGGCAATGGCGGCCCGTTTTCTCATACCCCCGCTTAATTCGCCCGGCAGCAGATGGCTGTGCCGGATCAGATCCACCAGCCCGAGTTTGGCCAGGGCAAGGGTTCTGGCGGCTGCATCGGACAGGGCCGTGAACGCGGTCATCGGCAGCATGATGTTCTCCAGCACGGTCATGGAGCCGAACAATGCCCCGTTCTGAAACGCCACCCCGATCTGCCGCAGCAGCCGGGTCCGTTCCTTTCCCCGGGCCGCCACCATGTCCTGACCATGAATCAGTACCTGGCCGGACACGGGCGGCAACAGCCCGATCATGTGCTTGAGCACGGTGCTCTTGCCGCATCCGGACCCGCCCAGGATCACAAAGATCTCTCCTTTGTTGATGTCAAAGGTCAGATCCTCCATAATGGCCTGGCCGTCATACCCGGCAAACAGGTGCTTCACTTGTATAATCGGTTCTTTCACACATCCAACACATAGTAAATAATTGAAAAAATTCCGTCAAACACGGCAATGAGAATGATGGACGACACCACGGCCCTTGTGGCGGCCTCACCCACGGCGGACGGCCCCTGACGGGTCTGGTATCCCCGGATGCATCCCGTGGCGGCAATGAGCACCCCGAACACAAAGCATTTGATCATCCCACCCACAAAATCCCCCCAGGACACAAATCCCACCACCTGGTTGTAATACGCGGAAAACGGATGCCCCATGGACAGAATCACCACGGCCCCTCCCAGGATTCCCACCAGGATGGCAAACACCGTGAGCAAAGGCGTCATCACCGTAGAAGCGATCACCCGGGGCAGGATCAGAAACCGCACCGGTTCCAGGCCCATGATGGTCAGGGCATCAATCTCTTCATTGATTTTCATGGTACCGATTTCTGCGGCAAACGCGGACGCAGACCGCCCGGCCAGGACAATGGCCGTCATCAACGGCCCCAGTTCCCGGACCATGGCCAGGCCGATAAGATTGGCCACATAGATTTCCGCGCCGAACATTTTCATGGGAATGGCGGACTGAAACGCCATGACCAGGCCCACAATAAAGCTGATCAGGGCCACAATGGGCAATGCATTCACCCCGGCCTGTTCCGCCACCCGCCACGTTTCACCCCACCGGATCCGGTTCGGGCGCACCAGGCTGGTACCGAAAAACCAGCAGATCTCCCCGAAAAACGCAATATAGTTTTTAACATCCTCCCAAAATTCGGCCAGGCTTTGGCCCTGGTTTGCCACAAACATCCGGATGCGGCCGGCAGGCGGTGCCGGGGCCGGTTCGGTAAGCTCATTCCGGGAAATCCGTTCCACCAGGGTGGCAGCGGCCGGGTCCAGTCCGGTGGTGCGGATGGATTTCAGGTTCTGTTCCCGGGCCGTCCGGTCAAGATGGACCACAAACGCGGCACCGGCCATGTCAAAATAGGTGACCCCGGACAAATCCAGGGTCAGGTCTGTCCCGGCATGGGTACCGATGCCGTCACAGGCCTTTTCCCATATCTTTGCAATGCCGTCGGCGTCCATGCGCCCGGAAAAAACAAGGGTCCGGCCCGTATCGGTGTGATTGATGTTCAGCTCAGTCACAGGATTCCCGGCCCACCGTGATTGTGACCCACTCTGCATCCGTGTCCCGGGTCAGTATGGTCAGCCCCTGCTGTTCCAGGGCTGTTTCCACATCCGGCAGCCGCTCCAGGATGATCCCGGAAAGAACGGCTCTGCCATCCGGGGCCATGCGTAGACGGATATCCGCCATAATGGCCACCAGGGTCTGGGCAATGATATTGGCGGCAATCAGGTCATATGGTGTGGGATCCATCTGATCCAGGGGGCCGGTACACAGGTGATACTGATCAGCAGACACCTCATTTTTCTCCAGGTTTTCTTTTGCCACAGCCACGGCCGCCGGGTCTGTGTCAATTCCCGCCATCCGGGATGCCCCCAGTCTGGCGGCGGCAATCATCAGAATCCCCGACCCGCACCCCACATCCAGAAATGTCTGTCC belongs to Desulfotignum phosphitoxidans DSM 13687 and includes:
- the priA gene encoding replication restart helicase PriA produces the protein MTQWPFMDVAVTLPMPHSFVYAVPDYLSDTCRPGMRVLVPFGKRRVTGYILKGRKDSGDYTAKKILDVLDDHPLFPENEIPFFRWVADYYMHPLGETIKTALPTGLERRDVAHVRTTEQGRMALDTPGLSPVESRILTLADTRQGISRKQLFNTMDSPSLRSLLKKMQDSGWLSVTAVLKKEAASARLEKFISPGEKPPDPAKKLSLKRQQILSIVAEKKEISLTALRSQVPTAPRLVKLLAQDGRVTITQRRVCRDPFGDPVEPDIPPELTSEQANAVNTVLNHLDQGFVPYLLAGVTGSGKTEIYLRLAADAVARGKSALVLVPEIALISQTERRFRARFGEQIAVIHSMLSQGERLDQWHNIATGKVSIVIGARSAIFAPFDNIGIIIVDEEHDGSYKQENGLRYNARDLAVVRARMCDCPVVLGSATPSVQIAHNVRTGRFQQLDLHHRVNDRPLPQITLVDLKKYNDAPPMDRIITPELAKAIRTCLEAGNQALIFLNRRGFASFPACSACHQPLQCRHCDITMTLHLSAHVYKCHLCGFCLPESTACPSCGKKAVKNFGFGTEKIETLLKTMFPDARLARMDQDSTARKGSALALLKSIRNRTVDLIVGTQMLAKGHDFPAITLVGVICADLSMNLPDFRAGERTFQLLAQVAGRAGRGDVPGTVIMQTYNPDHFTIEAARRQDVTAFYNREIPFRKALKYPPFTRMILVKLSGPEKEAVEQAALQAAAILLQLKDATPEMAQTVDILGPIEAPIPRISSRFRWQLLIKSPSFHQISVLVQALQNHPDITRRRTISLGIDVDPYSLM
- a CDS encoding MlaD family protein — its product is MTQNANYFKLGLFVIAAFCLGVGFLLMFGAGEFLKKEILAESCFDESVQGLDVGSEVKYKGVRIGTVKAITTPVKVYQAQSQCVLVVFALDLDAFPANGNQDPADAVKAAVDKGLTVYLSFKGITGAAYLETDYLPNIGDPVDITWTPDNLYIPSRKSSIKRLGDAMNLILENLTEINVMGMTRNLEKLLETLNQKTAALDMAGISQRTSAMMDEVRNTSRILSEILESPDFRGMIQDVKGSFSGFRTLVTDVRDPVNQTLEDLGHAAASAKTLTQNLEARTDTRLTALSQQVDGLMESLNTTIAMLENLVWLNSDTINRTISNFEHTSENLKQMSLEIRRYPARLLLERPPKPPKEPSEGGR
- a CDS encoding ABC transporter ATP-binding protein, which gives rise to MKEPIIQVKHLFAGYDGQAIMEDLTFDINKGEIFVILGGSGCGKSTVLKHMIGLLPPVSGQVLIHGQDMVAARGKERTRLLRQIGVAFQNGALFGSMTVLENIMLPMTAFTALSDAAARTLALAKLGLVDLIRHSHLLPGELSGGMRKRAAIARAMALDPGVLFLDEPSAGLDPLTSAELDLLIKDLAQTLGITFVIVTHELESILTIADNTIILEKELKGIIATGHPKDLKADPANEYAYRFFNRDPEKEKKP
- a CDS encoding ABC transporter permease; amino-acid sequence: MTELNINHTDTGRTLVFSGRMDADGIAKIWEKACDGIGTHAGTDLTLDLSGVTYFDMAGAAFVVHLDRTAREQNLKSIRTTGLDPAAATLVERISRNELTEPAPAPPAGRIRMFVANQGQSLAEFWEDVKNYIAFFGEICWFFGTSLVRPNRIRWGETWRVAEQAGVNALPIVALISFIVGLVMAFQSAIPMKMFGAEIYVANLIGLAMVRELGPLMTAIVLAGRSASAFAAEIGTMKINEEIDALTIMGLEPVRFLILPRVIASTVMTPLLTVFAILVGILGGAVVILSMGHPFSAYYNQVVGFVSWGDFVGGMIKCFVFGVLIAATGCIRGYQTRQGPSAVGEAATRAVVSSIILIAVFDGIFSIIYYVLDV